From a single Natronorubrum tibetense GA33 genomic region:
- a CDS encoding ribonuclease H-like domain-containing protein: MTARDGATLLALPPSAIADRHVATLEDLEATLEPDAVWVLGPSREPQAFARARSAFDAPAFHPPLETGGEAPFHRQEIAGGTLEIAVATGIRSLDPQSKSVSNVLAEHPGIVALVCDDVTTTVRPTALETTLEGAATLAAALPTGQVTTVLTGSEPAGYDELWHLEAETGAVRGVDHDLIGALEPLDEDCVSVRVQGAGPVEGYNQRQSIASLTLTIDGIEGVETHKITNFGLEAVSGIGPKTAERLADRGVTSRTELLETPVQTLAALPGVGQTGARTMHRHATVLETGEPHRLTDESLPGESWHTPPLCVDIETDGLSPTIIWQVGVYDPATDEYRAFVERDDPSDPGSVLEAFCDWLLGVHPNRALLTWNGWRFDYRHLGAFIARHVPYYVDEWESIPKFDLYLWAVANDNALLPGRTNKLEAVSDALDYEDAGTGLDGAQTAAAYQRFVRTGEPLEWDRHEDYCEDDCRALWHVYECLRDAPRAELPSLSDSEANERRTATETTDADSSDRPAASRPSNDTDDGEQTGLSDF; encoded by the coding sequence ATGACCGCTCGAGACGGCGCTACCCTCCTCGCCCTCCCGCCCTCGGCGATCGCCGACCGACACGTCGCGACGCTCGAGGATCTCGAGGCGACCCTCGAGCCCGACGCCGTCTGGGTGCTCGGCCCGTCTCGAGAACCGCAGGCGTTCGCCCGGGCTCGCAGCGCGTTCGACGCGCCGGCGTTTCACCCGCCGCTCGAGACCGGCGGCGAGGCTCCGTTTCACCGACAGGAAATCGCCGGTGGTACCCTCGAGATCGCCGTGGCTACCGGAATCAGGTCCCTCGACCCACAGTCGAAGAGCGTCTCGAATGTGCTCGCTGAACACCCCGGTATCGTTGCGCTCGTCTGCGACGACGTGACGACGACCGTACGCCCGACGGCCCTCGAGACGACCCTCGAAGGCGCAGCGACACTCGCTGCGGCGTTGCCGACTGGTCAAGTCACGACCGTCCTGACGGGCAGCGAGCCGGCGGGATACGACGAGTTGTGGCACCTTGAGGCGGAAACGGGCGCTGTCCGCGGCGTCGATCACGACCTGATCGGCGCTCTCGAGCCACTCGACGAGGACTGTGTCTCCGTTCGCGTCCAGGGGGCAGGTCCCGTCGAGGGATACAACCAGCGACAGTCGATCGCGAGTCTAACGCTCACCATCGACGGAATCGAGGGCGTCGAGACGCACAAGATCACCAACTTCGGCCTCGAGGCCGTCTCCGGAATCGGCCCGAAGACGGCCGAGCGACTCGCCGATCGCGGAGTGACGAGCCGCACAGAACTCCTCGAGACCCCCGTCCAGACGCTGGCCGCCCTCCCGGGCGTGGGCCAGACAGGAGCGCGGACGATGCACCGGCACGCGACGGTCCTCGAGACGGGCGAACCGCATCGGCTCACGGACGAATCTCTGCCCGGCGAGAGCTGGCACACGCCTCCGCTCTGCGTCGACATCGAGACCGACGGGCTCTCACCGACGATCATCTGGCAGGTCGGCGTCTACGATCCCGCGACGGACGAGTACCGCGCGTTCGTCGAGCGGGACGATCCGTCCGACCCGGGATCGGTTCTCGAAGCCTTCTGTGACTGGCTGCTGGGCGTCCACCCCAATCGAGCGCTGCTCACGTGGAACGGCTGGCGGTTCGACTACCGACACCTCGGAGCGTTCATCGCCCGTCACGTTCCCTACTACGTCGACGAGTGGGAGTCGATCCCCAAGTTCGATCTCTATCTCTGGGCCGTCGCCAACGACAACGCGCTCCTGCCCGGGCGGACGAACAAACTCGAGGCTGTTTCGGACGCGCTCGATTACGAGGATGCCGGTACCGGGCTCGACGGCGCCCAGACGGCGGCGGCCTACCAGCGATTCGTGCGAACGGGCGAGCCACTCGAGTGGGATCGCCACGAGGACTACTGCGAGGACGACTGTCGGGCGCTGTGGCACGTCTACGAGTGTCTTCGGGACGCGCCGCGGGCCGAATTACCTTCGC